The Mucilaginibacter terrae region GTACTTAAAGCGGGTTACCGTACCGGCGACATTGCCGATACCTTAACCCAGCCCGATAAAATTTTAGGCACCAAAGCCATGGGCGAAATGGTGTTGCAGTTTTTATCAAAACCGGCGCTGACGTAATTGGTACGTTTAAAAGTTTAATAAACATTGTCATCTCGAACGATAGTGAGAGATCTTTTCGAGTGGATAAGCTGATCGCTTTGAAAAGATTTCTCGTTCCTCGAAATGACAAATAATTAAGTAATAGAAAACAAATCAAAAGTCCTCCCTCCTGGGGAGGATTTAGGAGGGGCTTATGAAATGGAACGCAGATTTATATGACGACAAGCACAGCTTCGTTTCGCAGTTTGGCGAAAACGTGCTCGAATTGCTCGATGTAAAACCGGGCGAATCCATACTGGATATTGGCTGTGGCACAGGAGACCTTACCCAGCAAATTAAAGATAAAGGTGCAGAAGTTACCGGTACCGATTACTCGCCCGAAATGATCGCACAAGCGCGTTTCAAATATCCAACAGTTGATTTTGAAGTAGCCGATGCAGCCAACTTTACGGTAGAATATCCATACGATGCCGTGTTTTCGAACGCTGCATTGCATTGGGTACACAATGCCGGTGGTGTTATTAAATCAGTTTACGAAGCCTTAAAACCCGGCGGCCGTTTTGTGGCCGAAATGGGTGGTAAAGGTAATATTGCCAAATTACGCTCGGCCATAAAACAAGTACTGTTAAAAAACGGCTACACCATGCAGGCCGAAACTAACATATGGTATTTCCCTTCACTGGGCGAGTACACCAGCTTGCTCGAGCTGCACGGTTTCAGGGTAACATTCGCGGTGCATTTCGACCGGAAAACCCCGCTGCAGGATGGCGACCAGGGCGTAGCCAAATGGATAAAAATGTTCGGCGCGCAATATTTTACGGGTATACCCGAAGCCGAACACCCCAAACTATTACAAGAAATAACCGACATACTCGAACCCGCCTATAACGAAAATGGGCAATGGTATGCAGACTATAAAAGATTAAGATTTACAGCGGTAAAGGAGTTGTAAGTTGTGTGTTGTGAGTTGTCGGGAAAATATTCGGCAAAAACTCACTGCAACACAAATTACTGACAACAGACAACCGATAACACACAACTAACACTATGTTACACGATCCAAACCGAGTATATGTATTTGACACCACCCTGCGCGATGGTGAGCAGGTACCGGGCTGCCAGTTAACCACGCCTGAAAAGATAGAGATTGCGCGCGAACTGGAAGCGCTGGGCGTTGACATTATCGAGGCCGGTTTTCCAGCGTCGAGCCCCGGCGATTTTCAAAGCGTAGTAGAAATTGCCAAAGCGGTTACCAACCCAACCATATGTGCCCTTACGCGTGCCCACAAAGGCGATATTGATGCTGCTGTTGAAGCATTGAAATACGCCAAACGTCCGCGTATTCATACGGGTATTGGTTCGTCAGATATGCACATCAAAACCAAATTTAACAGCACCCGCGAAGAGATATTGGAGCGTGCGGTTGAAGCGGTTAAATACGCCAAAAAATCGGTAGAAGATATTGAGTTTTACGCCGAAGATGCCGGTCGTGCCGATATTGAATACCTGGCCAAAATGGTTGAAGCCGTTATTGGCGCAGGTGCAACGGTGGTAAACATCCCCGATACCAACGGCTATTGCCTGCCCGATCAGTATGGCAGCAAGATTCGTTTCCTGAAAGAAAATGTAAAGAATATCGACAAGGCCATCATTTCGGTACATTGCCATAACGATTTAGGTTTGGCTACTGCCAACTCTGTAGCTGGCCTACAAAACGGTGCCCGCCAAATTGAAGGTACCATTAACGGTATTGGCGAACGTGCAGGCAACACGTCTATTGAAGAAGTCGTGATGATCCTGAAAACGCACCAGTCGTTAGGCTTGCATACCAACATTAATACCCAAAGCTTTTACGAATTAAGCCGCATGATCAGCACCCAAATGCGCATGCCGGTTCAGCCTAATAAAGCCATTGTGGGCAGCAATGCGTTTGCACACAGTTCGGGCATTCACCAGGACGGTTTCCTGAAAAACCGCGAAAACTACGAGATCATTCGCCCCGAAGATGTGGGCTTCCCAAGCGCTACCATCGTGTTAACTGCACGCAGTGGCCGCCATGCTTTAAAGTATCATTTAGACCGCTTAGGCCATACTTTAGGCAAAGAAGAGTTGGCAACCGTATATCAAAACTTTTTAAAACTGGCCGATAATAAATTAGACATTGACGATACCGATTTGCTGAGTTTAGTAGCACATCGTTTGGTAAAACAATCATAACGATGGAGACCGAATCCCATACACAGCAGCTTGATTTTGCAGCGGCACAACAACGTTTAAACGGCGTAGTGCGCCGTACCCCGCTGGAATTTAATCAGGGTTTATCTGATAAATACGCATGTGAGGTTTACCTCAAGCGCGAAGATTTGCAGGTAGTACGTTCGTATAAATTACGCGGCGCTTATAATATGATCAGTCAGCTGCCGCAAGAGCAATTGGCTAAGGGCGTAGTTTGTGCCAGTGCAGGTAACCATGCCCAGGGCGTAGCATTTTCATGCCGCAGGCTCAATATTAAAGGCGTAATTTTTATGCCGGGCATTACTCCCAAACAAAAGGTTAAACAAACCGAAATGTTTGGTAATGGCAACATAGAGATAATTTTAGTGGGCGATACGTTTGATGATTGCCTGCAGGAAGCTTTAGCCTATACCGAAGCAAACGGCATGACCTTCATCCCGCCGTTTGATG contains the following coding sequences:
- a CDS encoding methyltransferase domain-containing protein gives rise to the protein MKWNADLYDDKHSFVSQFGENVLELLDVKPGESILDIGCGTGDLTQQIKDKGAEVTGTDYSPEMIAQARFKYPTVDFEVADAANFTVEYPYDAVFSNAALHWVHNAGGVIKSVYEALKPGGRFVAEMGGKGNIAKLRSAIKQVLLKNGYTMQAETNIWYFPSLGEYTSLLELHGFRVTFAVHFDRKTPLQDGDQGVAKWIKMFGAQYFTGIPEAEHPKLLQEITDILEPAYNENGQWYADYKRLRFTAVKEL
- a CDS encoding 2-isopropylmalate synthase yields the protein MLHDPNRVYVFDTTLRDGEQVPGCQLTTPEKIEIARELEALGVDIIEAGFPASSPGDFQSVVEIAKAVTNPTICALTRAHKGDIDAAVEALKYAKRPRIHTGIGSSDMHIKTKFNSTREEILERAVEAVKYAKKSVEDIEFYAEDAGRADIEYLAKMVEAVIGAGATVVNIPDTNGYCLPDQYGSKIRFLKENVKNIDKAIISVHCHNDLGLATANSVAGLQNGARQIEGTINGIGERAGNTSIEEVVMILKTHQSLGLHTNINTQSFYELSRMISTQMRMPVQPNKAIVGSNAFAHSSGIHQDGFLKNRENYEIIRPEDVGFPSATIVLTARSGRHALKYHLDRLGHTLGKEELATVYQNFLKLADNKLDIDDTDLLSLVAHRLVKQS